One region of Labrus mixtus chromosome 1, fLabMix1.1, whole genome shotgun sequence genomic DNA includes:
- the LOC132977475 gene encoding transient receptor potential cation channel subfamily M member 7-like, with protein sequence MLCHDNDTSVGVGEILTDPSVIKSGEKGSYDMIFGPANLGDDAIRNFRAKHHCNSCCRKLKLPDLKRNDYTPDKVTFPQDDPPNPGGGVKESRQSMRLMP encoded by the exons ATGTTGTGTCATGATAACGACACTTCTGTAGGGGTCGGGGAGATTCTGACAGATCCATCAGTCATAAAGAGTGGTGAGAAGGG ATCCTACGATATGATATTCGGGCCTGCTAACCTGGGGGATGATGCCATAAGAAACTTCCGAGCAAAACACCACTGCAACTCCTGCTGCCGCAAACTTAAACTCCCTG ATCTTAAGCGGAATGACTACACTCCAGACAAGGTGACGTTTCCTCAAGACGACCCTCCCAATCCAGGCGGCGGAGTCAAAGAGTCCCGCCAATCAATGAGGCTGATGCCGTGA